AGTCTTGTTGGCCGGGCCCTTCAGGGGCTGATCGGGATCGAGAGCCGGTGCTCAACTGCGCTGGTGGAGGCTGCGCCGGAGGCCGGGGCGCCGGATAGCGCCTGCCCGCCCGCAGATGTACCCATGACGGCATGGATCCGTCAGGTCCTGTTCGATCCGCTCGGCATGGACGCCCAGCCGGAGTTTGATCTCGCCGGCACCTATCTCGGCGGGTCGCATGTCTGGGCCACGGCGCGGGACTATGCGAAATTCGGCCTGCTCTACCTGCGTGACGGAGTGTGGGAAGGCGAGCGTCTGTTACCGGAAGGCTGGGTTGATATGACCCGCACACCGCCGCCGGACGCGGCAATTGATTTCTATGGCGCGGGCTTCTGGCTGGTCCCCGGCGGCGAAGGCGCGTTCTATGCCCAGGGACATGAAGGCCAGACAATCTGGATCGCGCCGGGCCGGGATCTGATCATCGTCCGCCTCGCACTGATGGAAGAGAACGATGCCAACTGGAACGCAGACCTTGAATGGAACAAGACCCTGACACGCGCTTTTCCGTAAAAGACGCGCCGTATAGAGGGTCTATAGAAGGTCTGTAGAGGGTGTTCTTGAGTGTCTGGCGGGGGCGTTTATCGACCCCCTCAGTCGCCGCCCACCTTGAAATGCGCCAGAAGGCTGGTGACCGGTTTTGACCGCTCGTCCTGCCAGGCCTCGGCCCGGACCGAGCACATGCGCCGGCCCATCTTGGTGATGGTTGCGCGGGCAAACGTGTCCTTGGCGTGGCCCTGGCGGAGATAGTCGATCGTGATGTTGATCGGCCGGGGCGGGCGTTCCAGGTGCTCGGTCACGAGGTAGACCTGTGCCATGGCGGTCAGCTCCAGGAAGGTGGCAATGGCGCCGCCGTGCAGGGCCTGAATCGTGAAATTGCCGATCAGTTTCTGCTGGAACGGCATGACCGCTGTCATCTCGTCGCCCATGACTTCGCAACGCATGCCGATTTCCTGCGCGATCGGGGTCCGGGCCAGGAAGGCCTGTACCTGTTCGCCGCGGGTGGGGAGGTGTTCGTCAGCCATCAAGATTTCCTCAGCGATTCAACCGAGCGCGGCTTGTTGATGGCGAAGGCACCTGCCGCGGTGGCGATCACCTTGTCCCGGCTCTCGTGATAGGCCCAGGCACGGGTGAAGCAGACACTGCGGGTGATGTGGTAGCATTCCGCCTCACCGAGGATTTCCCGGTGCGGTTCGGCCGCGCGCATATAGTCGATACGTAAGTCCAGCGTGGAAACGAAGCGGGCCTTGTCGAGCGCGGAACTCGCCGCCATGCCGCAGAGGTTGTCGAGGAATGAGGTCAGCACGCCGCCATGGATCACGCCTGTGTCCGGATCGCCGACAAGGCGTTCTTTCCAGGGCTGAACGCCCCAGACGTGGCCTTTTTCCAGCTTGGTGACGCGGAAACTCATCCGGCGTCCCCAAGGGATGCCGCCGGTCATGATTTCCAGGTTTTCTCCCATGACCTGCCAGGGTTCGGCAGTTGGCGTCGCGTCATCTTCCATCTGGGGCCTCATTCATTTGACCTGCCTTTCGCCTCGGATAACATCCGGGCAGAAAAGAACATACACATGACCGCAGGTCAGGAGGAAGCTATGGCATTCGAGGGAACGGGCAAACCGAAGACCTGCATCATTGGTGCAGGATGTTCGGGCTTTACAATGGCCAAACGCTTGAAAGACCGGGGCCTGCCTTATGATTGTTTCGAAATGTCGGACGATATCGGCGGGAACTGGTACTACAAGAACCCCAATGGGGCCTCGTCCTG
This is a stretch of genomic DNA from Hyphomonas adhaerens MHS-3. It encodes these proteins:
- a CDS encoding PaaI family thioesterase → MADEHLPTRGEQVQAFLARTPIAQEIGMRCEVMGDEMTAVMPFQQKLIGNFTIQALHGGAIATFLELTAMAQVYLVTEHLERPPRPINITIDYLRQGHAKDTFARATITKMGRRMCSVRAEAWQDERSKPVTSLLAHFKVGGD
- a CDS encoding PaaI family thioesterase, which encodes MEDDATPTAEPWQVMGENLEIMTGGIPWGRRMSFRVTKLEKGHVWGVQPWKERLVGDPDTGVIHGGVLTSFLDNLCGMAASSALDKARFVSTLDLRIDYMRAAEPHREILGEAECYHITRSVCFTRAWAYHESRDKVIATAAGAFAINKPRSVESLRKS